A portion of the Novosphingobium sp. KA1 genome contains these proteins:
- a CDS encoding GlsB/YeaQ/YmgE family stress response membrane protein, which produces MINLIGAIISGLVIGVLARWLYPGFVDMSWVATILLGIGGSFAAGLITTRGEAGFQRAGCLASVLGAMALIFIGRALHIGM; this is translated from the coding sequence ATGATCAACCTGATCGGCGCCATCATCAGCGGTCTCGTCATCGGCGTGCTGGCGCGCTGGCTCTATCCCGGCTTCGTCGACATGAGCTGGGTCGCGACGATCCTGCTCGGCATCGGCGGTTCGTTTGCCGCCGGGCTCATCACCACGCGCGGCGAGGCCGGTTTCCAGCGCGCGGGCTGCCTCGCCTCGGTACTGGGCGCAATGGCGCTGATCTTCATCGGCCGCGCCCTGCATATCGGCATGTGA
- the nadB gene encoding L-aspartate oxidase, which translates to MSTNPAPASAFDVIVVGSGAAGLTAALALAENLKVLVLAKGGLTGGSTAWAQGGIAAVLDAGDTFEEHVSDTMIAGAGLNRLETVEFVIERAPLAIERLVELGVPFNTEGDELHLTREGGHSHRRIVHVADATGWAVQSALLKAAEDNPNITLLPGQSCIDLITGRHEERYSGSGRVWGVYALDEQTGRVTAHTARATILATGGAGRVYQFSTAPRGATGDGIAMAWRAGARVSNMEMMQFHPTCLYNLEVKNFLITEAVRGEGGQLRHPVTGHRFMPDYDERAELAPRDVVARAIDDQIKRYGLDYVHLDISHQPEAFVKEHFPNIHEKLLGLGIDMTREPIPVVPAQHYTCGGILIDLDGKTDLPGLYAAGECTESGLHGANRLASNSLLECFVFGEACAAHILDHWDAFDAPPPVRQWDESRVTDSDEEVVIKQNWTEIRRFMWNYVGIVRTTKRLERAMHRIQMLNGEVEEYYRHFRVSTDLIELRNLLQTAELIVRSALHRHESRGLHFTLDYPATEAAPQDTVLVP; encoded by the coding sequence TGGTCCTTGCCAAGGGCGGGCTGACCGGGGGGTCCACCGCCTGGGCGCAGGGCGGCATTGCCGCGGTGCTCGATGCCGGGGACACGTTCGAGGAGCATGTCAGCGACACGATGATTGCCGGGGCCGGGCTCAACCGGCTCGAGACCGTGGAGTTCGTGATCGAGCGGGCGCCGCTGGCGATCGAGCGCCTGGTCGAACTGGGGGTGCCGTTCAACACCGAGGGCGACGAGCTTCACCTCACCCGCGAGGGTGGCCATTCGCATCGCCGCATCGTCCATGTCGCCGATGCCACCGGCTGGGCGGTGCAGAGCGCGCTGCTCAAGGCGGCCGAGGACAATCCCAACATCACCCTGCTGCCGGGCCAGTCGTGCATCGACCTCATCACCGGGCGGCATGAGGAGCGTTATTCGGGCTCGGGCCGGGTCTGGGGGGTCTACGCGCTCGACGAGCAGACCGGCCGGGTCACGGCCCATACCGCCCGCGCGACGATCCTGGCGACGGGCGGCGCCGGCCGCGTCTACCAGTTCTCGACCGCGCCGCGCGGGGCGACCGGCGACGGCATCGCCATGGCCTGGCGGGCGGGCGCGCGTGTCTCCAACATGGAGATGATGCAGTTCCACCCGACCTGCCTCTACAATCTCGAGGTCAAGAATTTCCTCATCACCGAGGCGGTGCGCGGCGAGGGCGGACAACTGAGGCACCCGGTAACCGGACACCGCTTCATGCCCGACTATGACGAGCGGGCCGAACTGGCCCCGCGCGACGTTGTGGCGCGGGCCATCGACGACCAGATCAAGCGTTACGGCCTCGACTATGTCCATCTCGACATCAGCCACCAGCCCGAGGCCTTCGTGAAGGAGCACTTCCCGAACATCCACGAGAAGCTGCTGGGGCTTGGCATCGACATGACCAGGGAGCCGATCCCGGTGGTGCCCGCGCAGCACTATACCTGCGGCGGCATCCTCATCGACCTTGACGGCAAGACCGACCTGCCCGGTCTCTATGCGGCGGGCGAGTGCACCGAGAGCGGGCTGCACGGCGCCAATCGCCTGGCCTCGAACTCGCTGCTCGAGTGCTTCGTGTTCGGCGAGGCCTGCGCGGCGCATATCCTCGACCACTGGGACGCCTTCGACGCGCCGCCGCCGGTGCGCCAGTGGGACGAAAGCCGGGTGACCGATTCCGACGAGGAAGTCGTCATCAAGCAGAACTGGACCGAGATCCGCCGCTTCATGTGGAACTACGTGGGCATCGTGCGCACCACCAAGCGGCTGGAACGCGCGATGCACCGCATCCAGATGCTGAACGGCGAAGTGGAGGAATATTACCGCCACTTCCGCGTCTCGACCGATCTGATCGAACTGCGCAACCTGCTCCAGACCGCCGAACTCATCGTGCGATCGGCGCTGCACCGGCATGAGAGCCGGGGCCTGCATTTCACGCTCGACTATCCGGCAACCGAAGCGGCGCCGCAGGACACCGTGCTGGTGCCCTGA
- a CDS encoding ribonucleoside-diphosphate reductase subunit alpha yields MDKTDTASDALVVDALAAVAAAASAGAAAKPRVSDSKTIHDRRFTIVTDDSRNDLLTDFGKETLDDRYLLPGEKYQDLFARVADAYADDQEHAQRIYDYISKLWFMPATPVLSNGGTGRGLPISCYLNSVDDSLDGILATWTENVWLASRGGGIGTYWGNVRGIGEPVGLNGKTSGIIPFVRVMDSLTLAISQGSLRRGSAACYLDVSHPEIEEFLEIRNTTGDFNRKALNLHHGVLLTDEFMEAVRDGTDFDLRSPKDGSVRGTVHARSLFQKLVETRLRTGEPYFVFSDTVNRTMPKHHRDLGLKVSTSNLCSEITLPTGRDHLGNDRTAVCCLSSLNIETWEEWKGEKRFIEDVLRFLDNVLQDYIDRAPDEMARARYSAERERSVGMGVMGFHSYLQKRGIAFESAMAKALNMQMFQHIAAKADEASLLLAQERGACPDAADMGVMQRFSCKMAIAPTASISIICGGTSACIEPIPANIYTHKTLSGSFVVKNPYLEKLLASKSKDSTNVWNSILEHGGSVQQLDFLSPEEKAIFKTSFEIDQRWLLEFAADRTPYIDQAQSLNLFIPADVDKWDLMMLHFQAWEKGIKSLYYLRSKSVQRAGFAGSGGVEADNTPEAPKFEIGETTDYDECLACQ; encoded by the coding sequence ATGGACAAGACCGATACCGCTTCGGACGCACTGGTCGTTGATGCCCTGGCGGCTGTTGCCGCCGCCGCCTCGGCCGGCGCCGCCGCAAAGCCGCGCGTCAGCGATTCCAAGACGATCCACGATCGCCGCTTCACCATCGTCACCGACGATTCGCGCAACGACCTGCTGACCGATTTCGGCAAGGAAACGCTCGACGATCGTTACCTGCTGCCCGGCGAGAAGTACCAGGACCTGTTCGCCCGCGTCGCCGACGCCTATGCGGACGACCAGGAGCACGCCCAGCGCATCTACGACTACATCTCCAAGCTGTGGTTCATGCCCGCCACCCCCGTTCTCTCGAACGGCGGCACCGGCCGCGGGTTGCCGATCTCGTGCTACCTGAACTCGGTGGACGACAGCCTCGACGGCATTCTCGCCACCTGGACCGAGAACGTCTGGCTCGCCTCGCGCGGCGGCGGCATCGGCACCTACTGGGGCAACGTGCGCGGCATCGGTGAGCCGGTCGGTCTCAACGGCAAGACCAGCGGCATCATTCCCTTCGTGCGCGTGATGGATTCGCTCACCCTGGCGATCTCGCAGGGCTCGCTGCGCCGTGGTTCGGCGGCCTGCTACCTCGACGTCTCGCACCCCGAGATCGAGGAATTCCTCGAGATCCGCAACACCACGGGCGACTTCAACCGCAAGGCGCTCAACCTGCACCACGGCGTGCTGCTGACCGACGAGTTCATGGAAGCCGTGCGCGACGGTACCGACTTCGACCTCCGGAGCCCCAAGGACGGTTCGGTGCGCGGCACCGTGCACGCCCGCTCGCTGTTCCAGAAGCTGGTCGAAACCCGCCTGCGCACGGGCGAGCCCTACTTCGTGTTCTCCGACACCGTGAACCGCACGATGCCCAAGCATCACCGCGATCTCGGCCTCAAGGTCTCGACCTCGAACCTGTGCTCGGAAATCACCCTGCCGACCGGCCGCGACCACCTTGGTAACGACCGTACCGCCGTCTGCTGCCTGTCCTCGCTCAACATCGAGACCTGGGAAGAGTGGAAGGGCGAAAAGCGCTTCATCGAGGACGTGCTGCGTTTCCTCGACAACGTCCTGCAGGACTACATCGACCGCGCGCCCGACGAGATGGCCCGCGCCCGCTACTCCGCCGAGCGTGAACGCTCGGTCGGCATGGGCGTCATGGGCTTCCACTCGTACCTCCAGAAGCGCGGCATCGCCTTCGAGAGCGCGATGGCCAAGGCGCTGAACATGCAGATGTTCCAGCACATCGCCGCCAAGGCGGACGAAGCCTCGCTGCTGCTGGCCCAGGAACGCGGCGCCTGCCCGGACGCGGCCGACATGGGCGTGATGCAGCGCTTCAGCTGCAAGATGGCGATCGCGCCGACCGCGTCGATCTCGATCATCTGCGGTGGCACCTCCGCCTGCATCGAGCCGATCCCGGCCAATATCTACACCCACAAGACGCTCTCGGGCAGCTTCGTGGTGAAGAACCCCTACCTCGAAAAGCTGCTGGCCTCGAAGTCGAAGGATTCCACCAACGTGTGGAACTCGATCCTCGAACACGGCGGCTCGGTCCAGCAGCTCGACTTCCTCAGCCCCGAGGAAAAGGCGATCTTCAAGACCAGCTTCGAGATCGACCAGCGCTGGCTGCTCGAATTCGCGGCGGACCGTACGCCCTATATCGACCAGGCCCAGTCGCTGAACCTGTTCATCCCGGCGGACGTGGACAAGTGGGACCTGATGATGCTGCACTTCCAGGCCTGGGAGAAGGGCATCAAGTCGCTCTACTACCTGCGCTCGAAGTCGGTGCAGCGCGCGGGCTTCGCAGGCTCGGGCGGCGTCGAGGCGGACAATACGCCCGAAGCGCCCAAGTTCGAGATCGGCGAGACGACCGACTACGACGAGTGCCTTGCCTGCCAGTAA